Proteins encoded by one window of Blautia argi:
- a CDS encoding ERF family protein, translating to MENKETMNLQQKLIAISNEMPKLLKKHYSDEVDYDFVKIDDIFELLNPAFTKHHICLQELEETDAAYSKVDGSWIYTAKLTFFIVNADCLEEKERVSIQLVGDHLDSPAKAKGAAWTYGFKYFFLYKFRMKQETEDPDMKGTPNGPDKSKERVEYKKSEVPVKPQKPEKKASDVIADSPLAQPPQEDKKRNKDTIIQADFFPDPAAFLEESEEAETAEDMKVQETKRLEKQSSEAAEVVHHQETAEQEVLLEETQPDSLTNEGKDILDSSSIEDLKDEKPEREPNENNLEEKSKEGKKGPKESGLQSHKKKEEDGFGQMNLLDFSAQQTKEAEVQETESSETKAADTAQEIAEEKEMKEKSSVSAPSEDFEEAKEEVPFEEIDEEDFFLQLQRDMESEAEKKPLTVEAAKKVICPYALFEGKSFGEMLGTEAGYRQLQWFANEYRGSDFKMKEAAQLLLEDCEQKAA from the coding sequence ATGGAAAACAAAGAAACAATGAATTTACAGCAAAAACTAATTGCAATTTCAAACGAAATGCCAAAGCTGTTAAAAAAGCATTATTCAGACGAAGTGGATTATGATTTTGTAAAGATTGATGATATCTTTGAACTTTTAAATCCGGCGTTTACGAAGCACCACATCTGTTTGCAGGAATTAGAAGAGACAGATGCAGCTTACAGTAAAGTAGATGGCAGCTGGATTTATACAGCAAAACTTACATTTTTTATTGTCAATGCGGACTGTTTGGAGGAAAAAGAGCGAGTAAGTATTCAGCTGGTGGGAGACCATCTGGACTCTCCTGCAAAGGCGAAAGGAGCAGCATGGACGTATGGGTTTAAATACTTCTTCCTGTATAAATTCCGTATGAAACAGGAAACGGAAGATCCGGATATGAAGGGGACACCAAATGGACCTGATAAATCAAAGGAAAGGGTGGAATATAAAAAATCCGAAGTGCCGGTAAAGCCACAGAAACCGGAAAAAAAGGCTTCTGATGTAATTGCAGACAGTCCTTTAGCGCAACCGCCGCAGGAAGATAAGAAAAGAAACAAAGATACTATAATACAGGCAGATTTTTTCCCAGATCCTGCAGCTTTTTTAGAAGAAAGTGAAGAGGCAGAAACAGCGGAAGATATGAAAGTGCAAGAAACAAAGAGGTTGGAAAAACAATCTTCAGAAGCAGCAGAAGTAGTTCATCATCAGGAAACAGCAGAACAGGAAGTACTGTTAGAGGAAACTCAGCCAGATTCATTGACAAACGAGGGAAAAGACATTTTAGATTCTTCTTCCATAGAAGATTTAAAAGACGAAAAACCGGAGAGGGAACCAAACGAAAACAATCTGGAAGAAAAATCAAAAGAGGGGAAGAAAGGGCCGAAGGAGTCGGGCTTGCAATCTCATAAGAAAAAGGAAGAGGACGGTTTTGGACAGATGAACCTTTTGGATTTTTCAGCACAACAGACAAAGGAAGCAGAAGTTCAAGAGACAGAAAGCAGTGAAACAAAAGCAGCAGATACAGCTCAGGAGATTGCGGAAGAAAAGGAAATGAAAGAGAAATCTTCCGTTTCTGCTCCATCAGAAGATTTTGAAGAGGCGAAAGAAGAAGTTCCCTTTGAAGAAATAGATGAAGAAGACTTTTTCTTGCAGTTACAAAGAGATATGGAAAGTGAAGCGGAGAAGAAACCTCTGACAGTAGAAGCGGCAAAAAAGGTAATCTGTCCGTATGCGTTGTTTGAAGGAAAGTCATTTGGTGAAATGCTTGGGACAGAAGCGGGATATCGGCAGTTACAATGGTTTGCAAACGAATACAGAGGTTCTGATTTTAAAATGAAAGAAGCAGCTCAGCTTTTACTGGAAGATTGTGAACAGAAAGCTGCTTAA